From Pseudomonas sp. B21-028, one genomic window encodes:
- the rpsA gene encoding 30S ribosomal protein S1 → MSESFAELFEESLKTLNLQAGSIITGVIVDIDYQARWVTVHAGLKSEALIPLEQFYNDAGELNINVGDEVHVALDSVEDGFGETKLSREKAKRAECWIVLEAAFAAEEVVKGVINGKVKGGFTVDVNGIRAFLPGSLVDVRPVRDTTHLEGKELEFKVIKLDQKRNNVVVSRRSVLEAENSAEREALLESLQEGQQVKGIVKNLTDYGAFVDLGGVDGLLHITDMAWKRIKHPSEIVNVGDEIDVKVLKYDRERNRVSLGLKQLGEDPWVAIKARYPESTRVTARVTNLTDYGCFAELEEGVEGLVHVSEMDWTNKNIHPSKVVQVGDEVEVMVLDIDEERRRISLGIKQCKSNPWEDFSGQFNKGDKISGTIKSITDFGIFIGLDGGIDGLVHLSDISWNEVGEEAVRRFKKGDELDTVILSVDPERERISLGIKQLESDPFSEYVQENDKGAIVKGIVKEVDAKGAIITLADDIEATLKASEISRDRVEDARNVLKEGEEVEAKIISVDRKSRVIQLSIKSKDVEDEKEAIQSLRDKPVASDAPVATTLGDLLRAAQAEKQN, encoded by the coding sequence ATGAGCGAAAGCTTTGCGGAACTCTTTGAAGAAAGCCTGAAAACCCTGAACCTTCAGGCAGGCTCCATCATCACCGGTGTTATCGTTGATATCGATTACCAAGCTCGCTGGGTAACCGTTCACGCTGGTCTGAAGTCTGAAGCACTCATCCCGCTTGAGCAGTTCTACAACGATGCTGGCGAGCTGAACATCAACGTCGGTGACGAAGTTCACGTTGCTCTGGACTCGGTTGAAGATGGCTTTGGTGAAACCAAGCTGTCCCGTGAAAAAGCCAAGCGCGCTGAATGCTGGATCGTTCTGGAAGCGGCTTTCGCAGCTGAGGAAGTGGTCAAGGGCGTTATCAACGGTAAGGTTAAAGGCGGCTTCACTGTCGACGTTAACGGCATCCGTGCGTTCCTGCCAGGTTCCCTGGTTGACGTCCGTCCAGTGCGCGATACCACGCACCTGGAAGGCAAAGAGCTGGAATTCAAGGTCATCAAGCTGGACCAGAAGCGCAACAACGTTGTCGTTTCCCGTCGCAGTGTCCTGGAAGCCGAAAACTCCGCCGAGCGCGAAGCTCTGCTGGAATCGCTGCAGGAAGGCCAACAGGTCAAGGGTATCGTCAAGAACCTCACCGATTACGGCGCATTCGTCGATCTGGGTGGCGTCGATGGCTTGCTGCACATCACCGACATGGCCTGGAAGCGTATCAAGCATCCTTCGGAAATCGTCAACGTTGGCGACGAGATCGATGTCAAGGTTCTGAAGTACGATCGCGAGCGCAATCGTGTTTCCCTGGGCCTGAAGCAACTGGGTGAAGATCCATGGGTCGCTATCAAAGCCCGTTACCCAGAAAGCACCCGCGTCACCGCTCGTGTTACCAACCTCACCGACTACGGCTGCTTCGCTGAGCTGGAAGAAGGCGTTGAAGGCCTGGTACACGTTTCGGAAATGGACTGGACCAACAAGAACATCCACCCTTCGAAAGTCGTACAAGTCGGCGACGAAGTGGAAGTCATGGTTCTGGACATCGACGAAGAGCGTCGTCGTATCTCCCTGGGTATCAAGCAGTGCAAGTCCAACCCATGGGAAGACTTCTCTGGCCAGTTCAACAAGGGCGACAAGATCTCCGGCACCATCAAGTCGATCACCGATTTCGGTATCTTCATTGGTCTGGACGGCGGCATCGACGGCCTGGTTCACCTGTCCGACATCTCCTGGAACGAAGTGGGCGAAGAAGCCGTACGCCGCTTCAAGAAGGGCGACGAGCTGGACACCGTTATCCTGTCGGTTGACCCAGAGCGCGAGCGCATCTCCCTGGGTATCAAGCAGCTGGAAAGCGATCCGTTCTCCGAGTACGTCCAAGAGAACGACAAAGGCGCAATCGTTAAGGGCATCGTGAAAGAAGTTGACGCCAAAGGCGCCATCATCACCCTGGCCGACGATATCGAAGCGACTCTGAAAGCCTCCGAAATCAGCCGTGACCGCGTTGAAGACGCACGTAACGTTCTGAAAGAAGGCGAAGAAGTAGAAGCCAAGATCATCAGCGTTGATCGCAAGAGCCGTGTAATCCAGCTCTCGATCAAGTCGAAAGACGTTGAAGACGAGAAAGAAGCCATCCAGAGCCTGCGCGACAAGCCAGTTGCCTCGGATGCTCCAGTAGCCACCACCCTGGGTGACCTGCTGCGTGCTGCACAAGCGGAAAAACAGAACTAA
- a CDS encoding LapA family protein has translation MGNFKRLALVAVTLLVAAVIVLFVLENNQPVSLLFFGWSAPQLPVSVFVLLALLMGMVFGPLLTWFVGGRRRLK, from the coding sequence ATGGGGAACTTTAAGCGTCTGGCGCTTGTCGCAGTAACACTGCTTGTGGCTGCGGTCATTGTCCTTTTCGTGCTCGAAAATAATCAGCCTGTTAGTCTGCTGTTTTTCGGCTGGTCGGCTCCGCAGCTTCCAGTTTCGGTTTTCGTGCTGCTGGCGCTGCTGATGGGTATGGTATTCGGTCCGTTGCTAACGTGGTTCGTTGGGGGGCGGCGACGGCTGAAATAA
- the ihfB gene encoding integration host factor subunit beta, producing the protein MTKSELIERIVTHQGLLSSKDVELAIKTMLEQMSQCLATGDRIEIRGFGSFSLHYRAPRVGRNPKTGQSVSLDGKFVPHFKPGKELRDRVNEEEGDEF; encoded by the coding sequence ATGACGAAGTCGGAGTTGATCGAACGTATTGTCACCCATCAAGGGCTACTCTCATCCAAGGATGTGGAGCTGGCTATCAAGACCATGCTCGAACAAATGTCCCAATGCCTGGCGACCGGAGATCGTATCGAGATCCGTGGCTTCGGCAGTTTTTCCCTGCATTATCGTGCTCCGCGGGTCGGGCGTAATCCTAAGACCGGTCAGTCCGTGAGCCTTGACGGCAAATTCGTACCTCATTTCAAGCCGGGCAAGGAGCTCAGGGATCGCGTGAATGAGGAGGAGGGGGACGAGTTTTGA
- a CDS encoding LPS O-antigen chain length determinant protein WzzB has translation MQNDRGEVRGSDEIDLIELVRGLWAQKWLILGVTLLVTIGAAAYAFFSKPVYEAKLFIMPPTQNGIAELNYGRGKSTDLDTYSIKYVYDVFARNLQAESIRQKFFNEIYLPSLDESRRKGALDRVYERFSRELVVKGPGKDTPDRFSVTVQGGDPVRATEWAKAYVERASEAAESELIKNVRTEASVRARNIEQRIVSLRETAQRLREDRIQQLREALKIAEAIGLTTPTINSSAAVDITVDTGSKMDYQRGSKALTAEVNALESRTSDDAFISDLRSLQMRYNFYRKLNIDPERLSVYRQDGSVEVPESPIKPRKSLILFLGIIVGGLLGGFIALIRIVVIRNKEQQQTVRLG, from the coding sequence ATGCAAAATGACCGTGGTGAAGTGCGTGGCTCTGATGAGATAGATCTGATAGAGCTTGTGCGCGGGCTTTGGGCTCAGAAGTGGTTGATCTTGGGTGTGACGCTGTTGGTTACTATTGGCGCCGCCGCTTACGCATTTTTTAGTAAGCCAGTTTACGAAGCAAAGCTTTTCATTATGCCGCCTACTCAGAATGGAATTGCTGAGTTGAATTATGGGCGTGGCAAGAGTACTGATCTCGATACCTATTCCATTAAATATGTCTATGATGTGTTTGCTCGGAATCTTCAGGCGGAGTCTATTCGCCAAAAATTCTTCAATGAAATTTATCTTCCTTCTCTTGATGAGTCCCGGCGAAAGGGAGCGCTTGATCGTGTATATGAGCGTTTCTCTCGAGAGCTGGTGGTCAAGGGGCCGGGTAAGGATACTCCTGATCGCTTCTCGGTAACCGTTCAAGGCGGCGATCCTGTCCGGGCGACAGAATGGGCTAAGGCCTATGTCGAGCGCGCTAGTGAGGCCGCCGAGTCGGAGCTTATCAAGAACGTTAGAACGGAGGCTTCGGTAAGAGCGCGCAATATCGAGCAGCGGATCGTTAGCTTGCGTGAAACCGCGCAGCGGCTGCGTGAGGATCGGATTCAGCAACTGCGTGAGGCACTAAAGATTGCCGAAGCGATTGGTTTGACAACTCCGACCATAAACTCTTCTGCTGCAGTCGATATTACCGTAGATACAGGTAGCAAGATGGATTATCAGCGAGGCAGCAAGGCACTGACGGCGGAAGTCAATGCGCTGGAGTCGAGGACTTCTGATGATGCATTTATATCAGATCTGCGATCACTGCAAATGCGCTATAACTTTTATCGTAAGTTGAATATTGATCCTGAGCGTCTTTCGGTTTATCGGCAGGATGGTAGTGTTGAGGTGCCAGAGAGTCCGATTAAACCAAGAAAAAGCTTGATTTTGTTTCTGGGCATCATTGTGGGTGGTCTGTTGGGCGGTTTCATAGCCTTGATCCGAATTGTTGTTATTCGAAATAAGGAGCAACAGCAGACCGTTAGGCTGGGATGA
- a CDS encoding bifunctional prephenate dehydrogenase/3-phosphoshikimate 1-carboxyvinyltransferase — MIGRLVVVGLGLIGGSFAKGLRESGLCREVVGVDLDPQSRKLAVELGVVDRCEDDLAAACQGADVIQLAVPILAMEKLLARLATMDLGQAILTDVGSAKGNVVRAATEAFGGMPARFVPGHPIAGSEQSGVEASNAGLFRRHKVILTPLEQTDPAALAMVDRLWRELGADVEHMQVGRHDEVLAATSHLPHLLAFGLVDSLAKRNENLEIFRYAAGGFRDFTRIAGSDPVMWHDIFLANREAVLRTLDTFRSDLDALRDAVDAGDGHQLLGVFTRARVAREHFSKILARRAYVDAMNSNDLIFLAQPGGSLSGRIRVPGDKSISHRSIMLGSLAEGVTEVEGFLEGEDALATLQAFRDMGVVIEGPHHGRVTIHGVGLHGLKPAPGPIYLGNSGTSMRLLSGLLAAQEFDSTLTGDASLSKRPMNRVANPLREMGAVIETAAEGRPPMVIRGGNKLKGLTYTMPMASAQVKSCLLLAGLYAEGKTTVTEPAPTRDHTERMLRGFGYPVTVNGATASVESGSKLTATHIEVPGDISSSAFFLVAASIAEGSELVLEHVGINPTRTGVIDILRLMGADITLENQREVGGEPVADLRVRAAKLKGIEIPEALVPLAIDEFPVLFVAAACAEGRTVLTGAEELRVKESDRIQVMADGLLALGVKCEPTPDGIIIDGGQIGGGEVHGHGDHRIAMAFSVASLRANAPIRIHDCANVATSFPNFLALCEQVGIRVAKEAQS, encoded by the coding sequence ATGATCGGTCGCCTGGTGGTGGTCGGTCTGGGACTGATCGGTGGTTCGTTCGCCAAGGGCTTGCGCGAAAGCGGCCTGTGCCGCGAGGTGGTCGGCGTCGACCTGGATCCGCAGTCGCGCAAGCTGGCGGTGGAGCTGGGCGTGGTGGACCGCTGCGAAGATGACTTGGCGGCTGCGTGCCAGGGCGCTGACGTGATTCAGTTGGCAGTGCCGATCCTGGCCATGGAAAAACTCCTGGCGCGGCTGGCGACCATGGACCTGGGGCAGGCGATCCTGACCGATGTCGGCAGTGCCAAGGGCAACGTCGTGCGCGCGGCCACCGAAGCCTTTGGCGGGATGCCGGCGCGCTTCGTGCCGGGTCATCCGATTGCCGGTTCCGAGCAGAGCGGTGTGGAAGCTTCCAACGCCGGGCTGTTTCGCCGTCACAAGGTCATATTGACGCCGCTGGAGCAGACCGATCCGGCTGCGCTGGCGATGGTGGACCGCTTGTGGCGCGAGTTGGGTGCCGATGTCGAGCACATGCAGGTCGGGCGTCACGACGAAGTCCTGGCCGCCACCAGTCATTTGCCGCACCTGTTGGCGTTCGGTCTGGTGGATTCATTGGCCAAACGCAATGAAAATCTTGAGATCTTCCGTTACGCTGCCGGCGGTTTCCGCGATTTCACGAGAATCGCCGGTAGTGACCCGGTCATGTGGCACGACATCTTCCTCGCCAACCGCGAAGCTGTCCTGCGCACACTCGATACATTTCGCAGCGACCTCGACGCTTTGCGCGACGCGGTCGATGCAGGGGACGGGCACCAATTGCTGGGCGTTTTCACACGCGCCAGGGTGGCCCGCGAGCATTTCAGTAAAATCCTGGCCCGTCGGGCCTATGTGGACGCTATGAATTCCAACGATCTGATTTTCCTGGCACAACCTGGTGGCTCCCTGAGCGGGCGTATTCGTGTACCGGGCGATAAATCGATTTCCCACCGCTCGATCATGCTCGGCTCCCTGGCCGAAGGCGTGACCGAGGTGGAAGGCTTCCTCGAGGGCGAAGACGCCCTGGCGACGCTGCAAGCGTTCCGCGACATGGGGGTGGTCATCGAAGGGCCGCACCACGGCCGCGTGACGATCCACGGTGTCGGCTTGCATGGTCTCAAGCCTGCGCCGGGCCCGATCTACCTGGGTAACTCCGGCACTTCGATGCGCCTGTTGTCCGGTCTGCTGGCCGCGCAGGAGTTCGACAGCACCCTGACCGGCGACGCGTCGCTGTCCAAACGGCCAATGAACCGCGTGGCCAACCCGCTGCGGGAAATGGGCGCGGTCATCGAGACGGCCGCCGAAGGTCGTCCGCCGATGGTCATCCGTGGTGGCAACAAGCTCAAGGGCCTGACCTACACCATGCCGATGGCCAGCGCCCAGGTAAAATCCTGCCTGCTGTTGGCCGGTCTCTATGCCGAAGGCAAGACCACCGTCACCGAGCCGGCGCCGACCCGCGATCACACGGAGCGCATGCTGCGCGGCTTCGGTTATCCGGTCACGGTCAACGGGGCTACCGCGTCCGTTGAGTCGGGCAGCAAGTTGACCGCGACCCACATCGAAGTGCCGGGCGATATCTCTTCGTCGGCGTTCTTCCTGGTGGCCGCATCCATCGCCGAAGGCTCCGAGCTGGTGCTCGAGCACGTCGGCATCAACCCGACCCGTACGGGCGTGATCGATATCCTGCGCCTGATGGGCGCCGACATCACCCTGGAGAACCAGCGTGAAGTGGGCGGCGAGCCGGTGGCGGACCTTCGCGTCAGAGCGGCTAAACTCAAGGGTATCGAGATTCCCGAGGCGCTGGTTCCCCTGGCGATCGACGAGTTCCCGGTGCTGTTCGTGGCTGCCGCCTGTGCAGAAGGACGGACGGTGCTGACCGGCGCCGAAGAGCTGCGGGTCAAGGAGTCGGACCGTATCCAGGTGATGGCGGATGGCTTGCTGGCGCTGGGCGTCAAATGCGAGCCGACGCCGGACGGCATCATCATCGACGGCGGCCAGATCGGCGGCGGCGAAGTTCATGGTCACGGTGACCATCGCATCGCCATGGCCTTCAGTGTTGCCTCCCTGCGGGCGAACGCGCCGATTCGCATCCATGACTGCGCCAACGTCGCGACATCGTTCCCGAACTTCCTGGCGCTGTGCGAGCAGGTCGGCATTCGAGTGGCAAAAGAGGCACAGTCGTGA
- the pheA gene encoding prephenate dehydratase, whose translation MSEQELKALRLRIDALDEKVLELISERARCAQEVARVKMASLAEGEVPVFYRPEREAQVLKRVMERNKGPLSNEEMARLFREVMSSCLALEQPLKVAYLGPEGTFTQAAAMKHFGHAVISKPMAAIDEVFREVAAGAVNFGVVPVENSTEGAVNHTLDSFLEHDMVICGEVELRIHHHLLVGENTKTDSISRIYSHAQSLAQCRKWLDAHYPNVERVAVSSNAEAAKRVKGEWNSAAIAGDMAAGLYGLTRLAEKIEDRPDNSTRFLMIGNQEVPPTGDDKTSIIVSMSNKPGALHELLVPFHDNGIDLTRIETRPSRSGKWTYVFFIDFVGHHRDPLVKGVLEKISQEAVALKVLGSYPKAVL comes from the coding sequence ATGTCAGAGCAAGAACTCAAGGCGCTGCGCCTGCGCATCGATGCCCTGGACGAAAAAGTCCTGGAGCTGATCAGCGAGCGCGCGCGCTGCGCCCAGGAAGTCGCTCGGGTGAAAATGGCCTCCCTTGCCGAGGGTGAAGTGCCGGTGTTCTATCGCCCCGAGCGTGAAGCTCAGGTGCTCAAGCGGGTCATGGAGCGCAACAAGGGCCCGCTGAGCAACGAAGAAATGGCGCGGCTGTTCCGCGAAGTCATGTCGTCGTGCCTGGCTCTCGAGCAACCGTTGAAAGTGGCGTACCTGGGCCCTGAGGGGACCTTCACCCAGGCCGCCGCCATGAAGCACTTCGGCCATGCTGTGATCAGCAAGCCGATGGCGGCCATCGACGAGGTCTTCCGCGAAGTCGCGGCCGGCGCGGTGAATTTTGGCGTGGTGCCGGTGGAAAACTCCACCGAAGGCGCGGTCAACCACACGCTGGACAGCTTCCTCGAGCATGACATGGTGATCTGTGGCGAAGTCGAGCTGCGCATCCACCATCACCTGCTGGTGGGCGAGAACACCAAGACCGACAGCATCAGCCGGATCTATTCCCACGCCCAATCCCTGGCCCAGTGCCGCAAGTGGCTGGACGCCCATTATCCAAATGTCGAGCGCGTGGCGGTATCGAGCAACGCCGAGGCGGCCAAGCGGGTCAAGGGGGAGTGGAACTCGGCGGCGATCGCCGGCGACATGGCGGCCGGCCTCTACGGGCTGACCCGCCTGGCTGAGAAAATCGAGGATCGTCCGGACAACTCCACGCGATTCCTGATGATCGGTAACCAGGAAGTGCCACCGACCGGTGACGACAAGACCTCAATCATCGTTTCCATGAGCAACAAACCCGGTGCGCTCCATGAACTGCTGGTGCCGTTCCACGACAATGGCATCGATCTGACCCGGATCGAGACTCGTCCGTCGCGCAGCGGTAAATGGACCTACGTATTCTTCATCGACTTCGTCGGCCACCACCGCGATCCGCTGGTAAAAGGTGTGCTGGAGAAAATCAGTCAGGAAGCAGTGGCACTCAAGGTGCTGGGTTCCTACCCCAAGGCAGTTCTTTAA
- the hisC gene encoding histidinol-phosphate transaminase gives MSGNFLALAQPGVQQLSPYVPGKPVDELARELDLDPASIVKLASNENPLGAGPKALAAIRDELAELTRYPDGNGFALKSLLAERCGVELNQVTLGNGSNDILELVARAYLAPGLNAVFSEHAFAVYPIATQAVGADAHVVPAKDWGHDLPAMLAAIDANTRVVFIANPNNPTGTWFDAQALDDFLQDVPEHVLVVLDEAYIEYAEGSDLPDGLDFLAAYPNLLVSRTFSKAYGLASLRVGYGLSTAVVADVLNRVRQPFNVNSFALAAACAALQDEEYLAQSRRLNEAGMQQLEAGFRELGLGWIPSKGNFICVDLGRVAAPVFQGLLREGVIVRPVANYGMPNHLRVTVGLQAENSRFLEALSKVLARG, from the coding sequence ATGAGTGGCAACTTCCTCGCCCTGGCACAGCCAGGCGTGCAACAACTTTCGCCTTACGTTCCGGGCAAGCCCGTGGACGAACTGGCTCGCGAGCTGGATCTGGATCCGGCCAGCATCGTCAAACTGGCAAGCAACGAGAACCCGCTGGGTGCCGGTCCCAAGGCGCTGGCGGCGATCCGTGACGAACTGGCCGAGCTGACCCGTTATCCCGATGGCAATGGCTTTGCCTTGAAAAGCCTGCTGGCCGAGCGCTGTGGTGTCGAGCTGAACCAGGTGACCCTGGGCAACGGCTCCAACGACATTCTCGAACTGGTGGCACGTGCTTACCTGGCGCCGGGCCTCAATGCGGTATTCAGCGAGCATGCGTTTGCGGTCTATCCGATCGCCACCCAGGCGGTCGGTGCCGACGCCCACGTGGTTCCGGCCAAGGACTGGGGGCACGATCTGCCGGCCATGCTGGCGGCCATCGATGCCAATACCCGGGTGGTGTTCATCGCCAACCCGAACAACCCGACCGGTACCTGGTTCGATGCCCAGGCCCTGGACGACTTCCTGCAGGACGTCCCGGAGCACGTGCTGGTGGTGCTGGACGAGGCGTACATCGAATATGCCGAAGGCAGCGACCTGCCCGATGGCCTGGACTTCCTCGCGGCGTATCCGAATCTGCTGGTTTCGCGCACGTTTTCCAAGGCCTATGGCCTGGCATCGCTGCGGGTCGGCTACGGCCTGTCTACCGCCGTGGTGGCCGATGTGCTGAACCGCGTGCGCCAGCCGTTCAACGTCAACAGCTTTGCCCTGGCCGCTGCCTGCGCTGCGCTCCAGGATGAAGAGTACCTGGCGCAGAGCCGTCGCCTGAACGAGGCTGGCATGCAGCAGCTGGAGGCCGGCTTCCGTGAGCTGGGCCTGGGCTGGATTCCGTCGAAAGGCAACTTCATCTGCGTCGACCTGGGTCGTGTTGCTGCGCCTGTATTCCAGGGCTTGTTGCGTGAAGGCGTGATCGTGCGTCCGGTGGCCAATTACGGCATGCCGAACCATCTGCGCGTCACCGTCGGCCTGCAAGCGGAAAACAGCCGTTTCCTCGAGGCGTTGAGCAAGGTCCTGGCTCGTGGTTGA
- the cmk gene encoding (d)CMP kinase, with product MNIKAPVITIDGPSGSGKGTVAGILARQLGWNLLDSGALYRLLAFAASNHGVDLTNEELLKALAAHLDVQFIAATDGQLQRIVLEGDEVSDVIRTETVGAGASQVAALPAVREALLQRQRAFQEPPGLVADGRDMGTVVFPDAPLKIFLTASAEERARRRYLQLKGKGEDVSLSSLLDEIRARDERDTQRAVAPLKPAADAIQLDSTELSIDQVLQRIMSEIAIRDIAG from the coding sequence GTGAACATCAAGGCACCGGTCATCACCATCGATGGCCCGAGCGGCTCGGGCAAGGGCACCGTCGCCGGGATCCTCGCCAGGCAACTGGGCTGGAACCTGCTCGATTCGGGGGCCCTGTATCGCCTGCTGGCATTTGCGGCCAGCAACCATGGCGTGGACCTGACCAACGAAGAGTTGCTCAAGGCCCTGGCTGCGCACCTGGATGTGCAGTTCATTGCGGCGACCGACGGTCAATTGCAGCGAATCGTCCTGGAAGGCGACGAAGTCAGTGACGTCATCCGCACTGAAACCGTTGGTGCCGGGGCGTCCCAGGTCGCCGCGCTGCCGGCGGTGCGCGAAGCGTTGCTACAGCGCCAGCGCGCATTCCAGGAGCCGCCGGGGCTGGTGGCCGATGGTCGCGACATGGGCACGGTTGTCTTTCCGGACGCACCATTGAAGATTTTCCTCACCGCCAGCGCGGAGGAGAGGGCTCGTCGCCGATATTTGCAGTTGAAGGGCAAAGGCGAGGATGTTAGTCTGTCGAGTCTGCTAGATGAGATCCGTGCACGTGATGAACGTGACACCCAGCGCGCAGTAGCCCCGCTCAAGCCGGCGGCTGACGCGATACAGCTGGATTCCACGGAGTTGTCCATCGATCAGGTGTTGCAACGCATCATGAGCGAGATCGCCATTCGCGATATCGCCGGGTGA